In Nocardioides sp. WS12, the DNA window GAGCCGGCGGACCCGTCCGAACGCGGCGGCACGCGCGTCGACGGCGTCGACGTGCTCGGTGCGCTGTCGCCGTCGCGGGTGGGCGACTTCCTGTCGTGTCCGCTGCTCTATCGATTCCGCACGATCGACCGGTTGCCCGAGCCGCCGTCGCCCGCCGCCGTGCGCGGCACGGTGATCCACACCGTCCTGGAGCGACTGTTCGACCTGCCTGCTGCGGAGCGCACTCCGGTGCAGGCCGAGTCGATGCTGGCGCCGGCGTGGGCCGACCTCCAGGAAGCCGAGCCCGCGGTCACCTCGATGTTCCCGGTCGACGGACCCGAGATCGCCGAGTGGCTGGTGTCGTGCCGCGAGACGCTGGTGAAGTACTTCGACCTCGAGGACCCGACGGTCCTGGAGCCGGCCGAGCGCGAGTTGTACGTCGAGTCGCTGACGGACACGAAGCTGCTGCTGCGTGGTGTGGTTGACCGGGTCGACATTGCGCCCGACGGCGCAATTCGCGTGGTCGACTACAAGACCGGCCCATCGCCGAGCGAGATGTTCGAGGGCAAGGCCCTCTTCCAGCTCAAGTTCTATGGTCTGGTCCTATGGCGGATGCGCGGTGTCATCCCGAAGATGCTGCAACTGGTCTACCTCGGCAACAGCGAGGTGCTGCGTTACGAACCCGACGAGCAAGACCTGCTCGCGACCGAGCGCAAGGTCCAGGCGGTGTGGCAGGCGATCCAGTTGGCCACCGAGAAGCGCGAGTTCGAGTCACGCCCCGGGTACGGCTGCCGCTGGTGTGCGCACCAGTCGCTCTGCCCGTCGTACGACGGCACGCCTCCGCCGTTCCCGACACTTCCCCTCACAGCAGTGAGCTCAACGCCTCCGGCGTGAGTCCGTCGAGGGTTTCCAGTAACGTCCGACCGGAGCCTTCGGGAACCGGCACATGGTTCGGGACGACGAGCACGCGGCAGCCGGCTGCCTCGGCCGACCGTGCGCCGGTCGGTGAGTCCTCGATCGCGATGCAGTCCGCAGGGTCAACCCCGAGCGCGGCCGCTGCCGTGAGGTAGGCCTCCGGGTGGGGCTTGCCCTGACTGACCATGTCGCCGGTGACGATCACCCGGAAGGTCTCCGGCGGCAGGTGCTCGAGGATCGGCGCCACGAACCGCTGGTACGACATCGTCACCAGTCCGCAGGGCACCCCGGCGTCACGCAGCGCGAGCAGCAGTTCCCGGGCGCCGTCGCACCACGGCACGGCGTGGCGGACCTGCTCGACGACCCCGTCGAGCAGCATCTCCACCACTTCCTCGGCCGTTTGCTCCAGGCCGAGCTTCGCCTTGATGTACTCCCCCGACACGAGCAGGTCGTTGCCGACCAACTGCATCGCGTCCTCGTGGGTCCAGGTCCCGCCGTGCTTCTCGGCGATCTCCGACTCCGTGGCCATCCAGTACGGCTCGGTGTCGACGAGGGTGCCGTCCATGTCCCACAGGACGGCGGCCGGCAGGCCCTTCACTGATTCGGGTCGCATCGGGTCTCCAGCGCGGAGGCGTACACCGGGGACATCGCCGGGGAGCCGCCGTCAGCCGGAAGGTCCCGGGCGCCCGCCCATCGGTGGCAGTCCAGCCGAGCCTGGGCAGCATGCACCTCGCGCAGAGCAGGGTCTTCGATCCGAGGGATGCCCGCAGCCTTGAGCACCATGTCGTAGCCATCTCCGACCATGCCGCTGTCCTTGCTCACGACGAGGGCCGTGAGTGCAGGAAGCCCTTCGCGGCTGCACCGCTGGACCAGGAGTTCGAGGACAGGCCCGATCCAGGTCTGGACACCCTCCCTGGTCGTGACGCCGGTGCGTTCCTGGATCTGACGGCCGAGCTCGCTGTCGTCGATGACCGAGTGATAGTGCCCGGCCTGGCTGACGAGGATTTCGTACGCCGCCTGCGCCCAACGATCCCTGTTGCTCAAGCGGCTCAGTCCTCCGGGTTGTAGCCGAGGTTGGGGCCGAGCCAGCGCTCGGCTTCCTTGAGCGTCCAGCCCTTGCGGGTGGCGTAGTCGGCGACCTGGTCCTGGGCGAGGCGGCCCACGACGAAGTACTGCGACTGCGGGTGGGAGAAGTACCAACCGCTGACCGCGGCACCGGGCCACATCGCCATCGACTCGGTGAGCTCAATGCCGGTGTTGGTGGTGACGTCGAGCAGGTCCCACAGGGTCTGCTTCTCGGTGTGCTCCGGGCAGGCGGGGTAGCCGGGCGCGGGGCGGATGCCGACGTACTTCTCGCCGATCAGGGCCTCGTTGGAGAGCTCCTCGTCGGGCTGGTAGCCCCAGAACTCCTTGCGTACCCGCTCGTGCATCCGCTCCGCGAAGGCTTCCGCGAGACGGTCGGCGAGGGACTCCAGCAGGATGGCGCTGTAGTCGTCGAGGGCTTCCTTGAACTCCATGATCTTGGCCTGGCTGCCCAGCCCCGCCGTCACGGCGAATGCACCGACGTAGTCGTCGAGGCCGGTCGACCTGGGCGCGACGAAGTCGCCGAGCGACCGGTTCGGGATGCCCTCGCGGTGCTCGCCCTGCTGGCGCAGGTTGCGGAGCACCTGGATGACCTGGGTGCGCTCCTCGTCGGCGTACACCTCGACGTCGTCACCGACGGCGTTGGCCGGGAAGAAGCCGATGACGCCGTTGGCGGTCAGCCACTTCTCCTTGATCAGCCGGTCGAGCATGTCCTGGCCGTCGTCGTACAACCGGCGAGCAGCCTCGCCCGACGCCGGGTTGTTGAGGATGTCGGGGAACTTGCCCTTCATCTCCCAGGCGTTGAAGAACGGCTGCCAGTCGATGTATTCGCGCAGTTCGGAGATGTCGTAGTCGTTGAAGACGCGGACACCCTGCTGCTGCGGGACGGGCGGGACGTAGCCCTCCCACTCGATCGGGGTCCGGTTGACCCGGGCCTTCTCGAGCGTGACGGTCGGCCGCTCGTGCTTCTGGGCGTGCCGTTCGCGCAGGCTGGCGTAGTCCTTCTCGGTCGCCTCGAGCAGCGCAGGGCGCTGCTTGTCGTCGAGCAGGGCAGCGGCGACCGGGACGGAACGTGACGCGTCCTTCACCCAGACCACCGGGCCGGTACGACGAGGCGACACCTTGACCGCGGTGTGGGCGCGCGACGTGGTCGCTCCGCCGATCAGCAGCGGGATCTCGAGGCCCTGGCGCTCCATCTCGACGGCGAAGTTGACCATCTCGTCGAGCGAGGGCGTGATCAGGCCGGAGAGCCCGATGATATCCGCGTTGTGCTCCTTGGCGGCGTCCAGGATCTTCTGGGCAGGCACCATCACACCGAGGTCGATCACGGTGTAGTTGTTGCACTGCAGCACGACGCCGACGATGTTCTTGCCGATGTCGTGGACGTCGCCCTTCACGGTCGCCATCACGATGGTGCCGTTGGTCGTCTCGACGTCGCCGGGCTGCTTCTCCGCCTCGATGAACGGCAGCAGGTAGGCGACGGCCTTCTTCATGACCCGGGCCGACTTCACGACCTGGGGCAGGAACATCTTGCCGGCACCGAACAGGTCACCGACGACGTTCATGCCGTCCATCAGCGGACCTTCGATGACCTCGATCGGACGACCTCCGGCCGCGGAGATCTCGGCGCGAAGTTCCTCGGTGTCGGCCTCGACGTCCGCGTCGATGCCCTTCACCAGGGCGTGCGTGATCCGCTCGCGGACGGGCAGGCTGCGCCACTCGGCGGCGGCCGCTTCCTCCTTGGGGTCACCGGAGTTGTTGAAGCGCTCGGCAATCTCCAGCAGGCGCTCGGCAGCGTCCTCGCGGCGGTTCAGGACGACGTCCTCGATCCGCTCGCGGAGCTCCGGGTCGATCGAGTCGTACGGCACGAGGGCGCCGGCGTTCACGATGCCCATGTCCAGGCCCGCCTTGATGGCGTGGAACAGGAAGACCGCGTGGATGGCTTCGCGGACCGGGTTGTTGCCCCGGAACGAGAAGGAGACGTTCGAGATGCCACCGGAGATGTGGACGCCCGGCAGGTTCTCCTTGATCCAGGCGCACGCCTCGATGAAGTCGATCCCGTACGTCGCGTGCTCCTCGATGCCCGTGGCCAGCGCGAAGCAGTTCGGGTCGAAAATGATGTCCTCGGCCGGGAAGCCAACCTCTTCGGTCAGGATCCGGTAGGCGCGACCACAGATCTCCTTGCGGCGCTCCAGGTTGTCGGCCTGGCCCTGCTCGTCGAAGGCCATCACGACGACCGCGGCGCCGTACTTCCGGCACAGTCGGGCCTCGCGGACGAACTTCTCCTCGCCCTCCTTCATGGAGATCGAGTTGACGATCGGCTTGCCCTGGACGTTCTTCAGGCCGGCCTCGATGACCTCCCACTTGGAGGAGTCGATCATCACGGGGACGCGGCTGATGTCGGGCTCGGCTGCGATCAGCTTCGTGAACCGGTCCATCGCGGCGACGCCGTCGATCATGCCTTCGTCCATGTTGATGTCGATGACCTGCGCACCGACCTCGACCTGCTGGAGCGCAACCGACAGGGCCGTGTCGTAGTCCTCGGCCTTGATCAGGTTGCGGAAACGGGCGGAGCCGGTGATGTTGGTGCGCTCACCGATGTTGACGAACAGCGAGTCCTCGGTGATGTTCAGCGGCTCCAGCCCGGACAGCCGGGTCGCGACGTCGATCGTCGGGAGGACGCGGGGGGTCTTGCCTTCGACGACCCTGGCGATCTCGGCGATGTGCGCGGGCGTCGTGCCACAGCAACCACCGACCAGGTTCACGAGACCAGCGGAGGCGAACTCCTCGATGTAGCCGGCCTGGCGCTCGGGCGACTCGTCGTACTCACCGAAGGCGTTCGGCAGGCCGGCGTTCGGGTAGCTCGACACGAAGGTGTCGGCGATCCGCGAGATCTCGGCCATGTACGGCCTCATCTCGGGGGCACCGAGGGCACAGTTCAGGCCGATCGCGAGCGGCTTGGCGTGCCGCATGGCGTTCCAGAAGGCCTCGGTGACCTGGCCCGAGAGCGTCCGGCCAGAGGCGTCGGTGATGGTGCCCGAGATGACGACGGGCCAGCGGCGGCCACGCTCCTCGAAGAGCGTCTCGACCGCGAAGATCGCGGCCTTGGCGTTGAGCGAGTCGAAGATCGTCTCGATGAAGATGAGGTCGGAGCCGCCGTCGACGAGACCGTTGGCAGCCTCGAGGTACGCCGCCACGAGCTGGTCGTAGGAGACGTTGCGGGCGCCGGGGTCGTTGACGTCCGGGGAGATCGACGCCGTACGCGTCGTCGGTCCGAGGGCGCCGGCGACATAGCGCGGCTTCTCCGGCGTGCTCAGCTTGTCGCACTCGACCCGGGCCAGTGCGGCGCCGGCGTAGTTGAGCTCGTAGGCGAGGTCGGCCATGTCGTAGTCGGCGAGGGAGACCGCGTTGGCGTTGAACGTGTTGGTCTCGAGGATGTCCGCGCCGGCCTCGAGGTACTCGCGGTGAATGCCCGCGATGATCTGCGGCTGGGTGATCGTCAACAGGTCGTTGTTGCCCTGGACGTCGCTGGGCCAGTCCTTGAACCGCTCGCCGCGGTAGCCGGCCTCGTCGGGCCGGTCCCGCTGGATCGCCGTGCCCATGGCGCCGTCGATGACCAGGATCCGCTCGCCGAGCGCGCGCGTGAGCTCATCGGTGCAATCGGGGCGGATGTTCTGCTCCCAGGCGTCCACGTACATTCCTTCCATGACGGAAGGCGTCCTTGCTCTGGCCGAGCGTGGCGGACCAGACCTGGTGATCTGCATCCGTTGCAACGCCTCTCGACTTCTGTGAATGCTACCGGGAACCGGGCACTAGGCTCGGCATTGTGATGGAGATCGAGACGGTCCCCGACCTCGTACGGCCGGTGGTCATCGCTGCGTTCGAGGGTTGGAACGACGCCGCAGAGTCCGCAACAGCCGTGGTCGACCACCTGATGAAGGTGTGGGACGCGCGGGTGGTGGCCGTGATCGACCCCGATGAGTACTACGACTTCCAGGTCAATCGGCCGGTCGTCGGCATCGACGACAACGGGTTCCGCAAGCTCAACTGGCCGAGCACGCACGTCGCGGTGGCCTCGCCGCCAGACCTGGACCGTGACGTCATCCTGATCCGCGGCATCGAGCCCAACATGCGCTGGCGCCAGTTCACCGCCGAACTGCTCTCGACGATCGACGACCTCGGCGGCGAGCTCCTGATCACGCTCGGCGCCCTGCTCTCCGACAGCCCGCACACGCGACCCATTCCCGTGTCGGGGTCCTCGACCGAGCCGGACCTGATGGACCAGCTCTCCCTGGAGCAGTCCACCTACGAGGGCCCGACGGGCATCGTGGGCGTGTTGCAGGACGCCTGCGCGCGGATCGACCTCCCCGCCGTGTCGTTCTGGGCGGCGGTCCCCCACTACGTCGCCCAGCCGCCGTGCCCGAAGGCCACGCTGGCGCTGCTGGTGCGACTGGAAGACCTCTTCGAGACGCCGATCCCGTTGGGTGACCTGCCCGAGGAGGCCCGGGCCTGGGAACGCGGCGTCGACGAGCTCGCCGAAGAGGACGAGGACATCGCCGACTACGTCCGCGAACTCGAGGAGTCGCGCGACACCGTCGACCTGCCCGAAGCCTCGGGTGAGGCGATCGCGCGGGAGTTCGAGCGCTACCTCAAGCGCCGCGACGACGACTGAGCCGATTGGCCGAGCGGCTAGAGGGACAGCCCGAGCGCTGCGTCGAGGACGGGCAGCAGGGTCATCGACGCCTCGGTGTCGCTG includes these proteins:
- a CDS encoding RecB family exonuclease, encoding MTTQPAPTGLEPADPSERGGTRVDGVDVLGALSPSRVGDFLSCPLLYRFRTIDRLPEPPSPAAVRGTVIHTVLERLFDLPAAERTPVQAESMLAPAWADLQEAEPAVTSMFPVDGPEIAEWLVSCRETLVKYFDLEDPTVLEPAERELYVESLTDTKLLLRGVVDRVDIAPDGAIRVVDYKTGPSPSEMFEGKALFQLKFYGLVLWRMRGVIPKMLQLVYLGNSEVLRYEPDEQDLLATERKVQAVWQAIQLATEKREFESRPGYGCRWCAHQSLCPSYDGTPPPFPTLPLTAVSSTPPA
- the metH gene encoding methionine synthase, with product MDAWEQNIRPDCTDELTRALGERILVIDGAMGTAIQRDRPDEAGYRGERFKDWPSDVQGNNDLLTITQPQIIAGIHREYLEAGADILETNTFNANAVSLADYDMADLAYELNYAGAALARVECDKLSTPEKPRYVAGALGPTTRTASISPDVNDPGARNVSYDQLVAAYLEAANGLVDGGSDLIFIETIFDSLNAKAAIFAVETLFEERGRRWPVVISGTITDASGRTLSGQVTEAFWNAMRHAKPLAIGLNCALGAPEMRPYMAEISRIADTFVSSYPNAGLPNAFGEYDESPERQAGYIEEFASAGLVNLVGGCCGTTPAHIAEIARVVEGKTPRVLPTIDVATRLSGLEPLNITEDSLFVNIGERTNITGSARFRNLIKAEDYDTALSVALQQVEVGAQVIDINMDEGMIDGVAAMDRFTKLIAAEPDISRVPVMIDSSKWEVIEAGLKNVQGKPIVNSISMKEGEEKFVREARLCRKYGAAVVVMAFDEQGQADNLERRKEICGRAYRILTEEVGFPAEDIIFDPNCFALATGIEEHATYGIDFIEACAWIKENLPGVHISGGISNVSFSFRGNNPVREAIHAVFLFHAIKAGLDMGIVNAGALVPYDSIDPELRERIEDVVLNRREDAAERLLEIAERFNNSGDPKEEAAAAEWRSLPVRERITHALVKGIDADVEADTEELRAEISAAGGRPIEVIEGPLMDGMNVVGDLFGAGKMFLPQVVKSARVMKKAVAYLLPFIEAEKQPGDVETTNGTIVMATVKGDVHDIGKNIVGVVLQCNNYTVIDLGVMVPAQKILDAAKEHNADIIGLSGLITPSLDEMVNFAVEMERQGLEIPLLIGGATTSRAHTAVKVSPRRTGPVVWVKDASRSVPVAAALLDDKQRPALLEATEKDYASLRERHAQKHERPTVTLEKARVNRTPIEWEGYVPPVPQQQGVRVFNDYDISELREYIDWQPFFNAWEMKGKFPDILNNPASGEAARRLYDDGQDMLDRLIKEKWLTANGVIGFFPANAVGDDVEVYADEERTQVIQVLRNLRQQGEHREGIPNRSLGDFVAPRSTGLDDYVGAFAVTAGLGSQAKIMEFKEALDDYSAILLESLADRLAEAFAERMHERVRKEFWGYQPDEELSNEALIGEKYVGIRPAPGYPACPEHTEKQTLWDLLDVTTNTGIELTESMAMWPGAAVSGWYFSHPQSQYFVVGRLAQDQVADYATRKGWTLKEAERWLGPNLGYNPED
- a CDS encoding PAC2 family protein, encoding MMEIETVPDLVRPVVIAAFEGWNDAAESATAVVDHLMKVWDARVVAVIDPDEYYDFQVNRPVVGIDDNGFRKLNWPSTHVAVASPPDLDRDVILIRGIEPNMRWRQFTAELLSTIDDLGGELLITLGALLSDSPHTRPIPVSGSSTEPDLMDQLSLEQSTYEGPTGIVGVLQDACARIDLPAVSFWAAVPHYVAQPPCPKATLALLVRLEDLFETPIPLGDLPEEARAWERGVDELAEEDEDIADYVRELEESRDTVDLPEASGEAIAREFERYLKRRDDD
- a CDS encoding HAD family phosphatase, with the translated sequence MRPESVKGLPAAVLWDMDGTLVDTEPYWMATESEIAEKHGGTWTHEDAMQLVGNDLLVSGEYIKAKLGLEQTAEEVVEMLLDGVVEQVRHAVPWCDGARELLLALRDAGVPCGLVTMSYQRFVAPILEHLPPETFRVIVTGDMVSQGKPHPEAYLTAAAALGVDPADCIAIEDSPTGARSAEAAGCRVLVVPNHVPVPEGSGRTLLETLDGLTPEALSSLL